The stretch of DNA GTTTTGGTGCAGAAAATGCTGATTTTAAGTACTTGACATTCTTGgtatgtttttctttcttacaATCTTCCAAATATCTTCTCAAAGACCATATAtctgatattttaattttctattttttgcagTTTGAGGTGTTCTATTATTACTATCCGAAGCGATTGTCTCAAGTATTATTTGTGGATGCTCCTTTTATGTTTAAGCAATTTTGGCGGCTTGTCAAGCCGTTGTTGAAGTCACATGCTTCTCAGGTAAGTGTTACATGTATTTAATGTTTACATATTTGCTTATGTGATATTAGACAGGATTTTGTTAACAGAAAATCTTAGTGGTTAATGTGTTATTATGTCGGTAATGTTATGCTAAGGGCGCGATCAAACCCTCAAGCTCCTTATTACTCAACTTCTTAACATTGTCAACTCAATCATCGAGTCATCCTTATTCAGAAGTGTTTGACATGACCATtgctttcttctttcttttacaGGTGAGATTTTGCTCTGCAGAGACTGTTAGGAAGGAATACTTTACAGAAGAAACTTTGCCACCAAACTTGAGAGGTTGAAAGTTATTTGTGGAAGATATGAAAAGTTGTGGTAACAAAAGAATCTAAGAGGAATTATGGTGGAGATAAGGGAATTATATTAGTgggttgaaattgaaattagCTCATTTTAAGagtaataatatcatatagAGGAGCCATAATGCATTTTCagtttattgtttttttgtgcATTTTCATCTTATATTTGTAACTTCTATTGTATAAGTGGTAAAAAATGGTGTTTGAAATAAATATggtaattctttttatttggcTGTGATTATACTTGTGATGAGTACTAAGGTTGTTTTAGTTTACTCAAACTCGTAGACGATCCATATACTCGACTCGTAGACTCGTATGAAtctatgaaaaattaaaaatgacttTCACATGCACACGAATCCAATATTAATAAATGACTTTTTTAATTAGACTCACCATGTAAATCCAATTTATTGTTCGAATTATgaaggtctaaattagcaaggtgtacctttttgagttggaccaaaaAACCATtcatatttgtatttaaaacAAGTCAAATGAGGGTTAGTTTGGTAAGTTTCATCAAATTATTTAACACCCACTTTGTTAATTTACACccactttatttttaaatattttacctttcgaacatatatttataaacaTGATACAAATAAAATGCCGTTAATTCATGTACCTTAAGTGGACCATGTGAATTGTTGAGGATCTTTGAGAcctttttaatattattgttattcaaTTATTTCTGCGTGTAATGTTTTTTATGAATTGACGAatttatgaattgaatttaggaaTCGAATGATTTAAACCATAACTTTTGAAACCTGAATCTGAAATAATTGTTTGGTCAAAAGTCATTTTAGAAATATCGGATTATTAAACTATGATAAATAGAATTAACATGCATAAATCTttctatgaatttgaattgacctaagacattaggaaattatttttatggaaaaggGTTCTTAGTCATTAACACTGGTCTGGACTATTTAATTAATGCATCGTGACAATAAGAGTGAAAAGGTAGCCAATGACTGCATTTACCAAATCATGAAGATGAAATGAATCGAAAATTCTAATCATCTCTTTAACCGTTTGAAATCatcacttttaattttaattgttttataaaCCAACTTTGCTTAGCAAATTCCCCCTGcattttatgaatgatctatatgatataaacttataaaataattttcaatttttctaattcttttatgaataatctatataatataaactttcaatttaacgataaattatataaaattcgtattcgataAATCACGGTTCCTCCACGGTAGACCACTCCGTGACATTAGCCgttaaaataaatatgtttatCTTTACTAAAAAGAAACACGAATCACTGCAGTGAGTGTGGATAGAGACAGAAAACAGAGTTGAATTGAATGGCGCTGGTGCGTGTCTTCCCAACCATCACTCTTCCTCGTCTTACTTCAACACTTTCCCTTACAAgaacaaacaaattcatggtTCGGAGCTCTAATCTTCAACTCAAAACCCAACCCAATGACTCACGCAAGgttcttctttctttcattcTTACTAAGAATCAAACTTCTTTAACATCTGAAAATGGGTATatcaaaatgtgatttttttttttttttgcagttaGTTTTAGAAGTGAAGGATAAGCTTGAAAAAGAATACCATAGTCTTCCCGTTGGTAGAAATGGTAGGGATGATGAAGATATGATACTATGGTTTCTCAAAGATCGAAAATTTGATGTTCAAGAAGCTGTTTCTAAATTGACTAAAGCCATTGTATGCTTCttctcataattaattaattatatgttcattcattttcaatttctttattaTTAGTACTAATTTATGATATGCTTTGTTGACGAATGGAACTGGAAAATGAGTGAAAATTGCTAGTATATTCTATTTACTACTTTCTTATGATGTAACACCGACATTTCAAACTGAAGTATGTTCACCTTGATTAcatttaggctctgtttggtaaaacaATAGCGGATAACTAATAAGCATGCTTATAGCGGATGAGCTTATAGTGAATAAActagttgattgaatttgtagtgtttgataaaattagcggttgaactagcttatatgtatgaaatgacatagaaaagatatgtttaattaatatttaatttttttcaagtaagatggcAGGGgtaaaatttggaagaaaaaatgataagctataagctcataagctacttgaaatagcatttgaaaaataatctataagttagtaaaataagttataagctcttttttaaaattgttaccaaacagGTATTTTTTAGCcaaatgagcttataagctataagctagcttatgtGTCTTCCCAAATAGAGCcttaattacttttattttcttaaattaccTGACTCTATGTGTCGGTGTTAGTGCTGTGTCCGGTCTGTGTCGGTGCATCCTAGATTATCACATTCCTGTTAATGTTGATTTTACGTTTGTGAATTTCAACGTTTTCCTATTCCTAATTTTCACCAACTCAACCAACTAGACCCTCAATGTTTACAAATTGTGTATTTGTTGCTTTCCCTTTCTACTTTATTAGAAATGGCGTCAAGATTTTGAGGTGTCTAAATTGACTGAAGAAACTGTTAAAGATGTTGCTCAAACTGGAAAAGCATATATACATGATTTTCTAGATATCAATGACAGGCCTGTGCTTGTGGTGGTGGCAGCAAAGCATTTTCCTAAAGTAAGTGTAGAAAATTACAAGTTTTagtagttaatatttttttgaagaaaagttTTAGTAGTTAATATGTTCTCTAAAACTATCAGAGAGACTATAAATGTGGTTAAATGCATAAAACCAAACAATTGACACTTACATTTATGTTTCACAGATCTTAAATTTAAGTTATGAAATTGCCTGATTTTGCATAAATAATTATGTCACAGGCACAGGACCCTGCAGATGATGAAAAGTTATGCGTTTTCTTAATTGAGAAGGCATTGAGTAAGCTACCAACTGGGAAAGAACAGATACTTGGAATATTTGATCTCAGAGGGTTTGGTACAGAAAATGCTGATCTTAAATACTTGACATTCTTGGTATGGTTTTTTACTATCCGccaaatatttatttaacttgACTTGTGTTCATGAACTACAGTGCCTTGTTAGAAGTAAATTGTTCAAAGAGCATcataaaatctaatatatttctttatttttggcAGTTTAATGTGTTCTATTATTACTATCCAAAGCGATTATCTCAAGTACTATTTGTAGATGCTCCTTTTGTGTTTAAACCAATTTGGCAGCTTACCAAGCCGATGTTAAAATCATATGCTTCTCTGGTAAGTGTTACACATTTTGAatgtttactttttaaatttaagaaaaaagaGGTATTCTTGCCTTTGCAATGAAGTGTAGCTTATCTTTTTCACCGAATCATGCACACTTTCTCTCTACGTATGTTATCTGTCTTCCGCCTTTTTAATCATGGTATGGCAACTTGGCAAGTAAGATATTGGGGATGTCAAGATGGTTTTATCGTTTGATTAAGTTACTCATGATCAGTATTCAAATCATGATGTCATTAGGTGTGGGTCTGGTGGCATTATCATATCACAGAAAGAGGAGGTAATTGGACACTGATGTGGTAACCCTAAATTTGGTAGTCAACCATGCCATTCACCTTGTGATTCTGAAGTTCAAGTCTTAGAGCCTCCCTATTAAAGGTCAGATGGTTCCATGCCAGAATCATCATGTATGCTAGAGACAATGATGCTGTCCTGAAGTTCCACCTTTCCTTTGGGATGGCAAGCATGTCTCTAACATGAATTGTGATTAGTAAGTGTGTTTAAAAAACACCAAATTCACAGAGGGACTAGAAGCTACACATTGGAGCTTCAAAAACTCGTCCACTGCtcaataaaaaatgtttgcTTACATGATATTagacatgattttttttcaacaGAAACTCTTAGTAGTTAATGTGTTATACTTTTTTTAACAGTTAATGTTGGTATTGTTAGTATATATTATGCTAAGGGTGGAGATTAAATCCTCAACCTCCATATCACTCCACTCGCTAATGCTTCCACCCCAATTACCATGTCAACCTTATATTATATCTCCAATTAATGTGTTATATTAGTCGTGAGAATTGAACATATGACCTTCTTATCAAACCAACACATTTGTCATTCCCCCAAACCAACCCATAAACCTTATAATTCACATTTCAACATAGGATTGATGACTCACATTTTGAAGTGAAACAAAATCAGAAGATTATTTTAAGCACTGTTTGACATGACTGccccattttcattttcatctttcttTTACAGGTAAGGTTTTGCTCTGCAGAAACTGTTAGGAAGGAATATTTTACCGATGAAACTTTGCCACCAAACTTCAGAGTTTGAAAGTTATATTTGGAAGATATGAAAAATTGCAGTAAACTTTACAGAACTACTCTTGTTTAGCATTTATCTTGGACTTTGAAAGACCATTATGTGGATCTGACAACAGTAACAGACCATTTTGTTTACTAGGAAAAAAATGGTTTCTTCCTTTTAAGACTAGTGAGAATTCTGAGAGGAGTTTTAGAAGAACCATGCTAGTATAGACATCGCATTTTGTTGTTTCTTCCTATGTCTGATATATAGGAATCTAAGAGGAACTATGCTGGAGATAGGGGAATTATATTAGTGTGCTGAGATTGAAATCAACTCCTTTATTAAGAGCAGTACTATATAGAGGCAATACTGAAGAGGCAAGTTCATAAACCTGGAAGACCGGCGTTGTTTCAACCATCCGATCTGAGgagaaataataatttttcagtttattgtttttcttttttatgtgcATTTGCAGGTTATATGTTTAACAATATCTCTTGTATAAGTGGCACAAAATGAAATACATGATAATTCTTTTTCCTCAAGTCATTACAATGCAAATACAATATTTGGCTGTTATTATGATTGTGATGAGTTGGTACTTGACACTGATTGAAATTGGTTTATGACAGtatgattgatatttggttGATGAAAAATACTGAATATGTTCTACTAAaaattgcttttaattcttcaatAATGATTGTCCGGTTTGTCCTCAATTACATTCCATCAAGCCATAAGCTTAAATCAAAATTGAATTAAGATTTCATATCTCATATTATAAATTCTAAAAACGGCATGTTTTATGAATCAACCGATCAAAATCAGACAGTCTAAATTGATTGACCATGAGTTTTTTTACAGCATGGGATCTAATTCATGCCTCATGACTCATTCATGAATAAAGAGCGTTCATTTGCCAAATGTAAGTTGATCCACTTTGTAAGGATTCAACTCAAATCTCACAACGAGATGGATTTAGAGTAAGTGGTTATGTAACTCCCTACGTCAGTGTTCTGAGCCTTTCTCTAATTTCAGTGACTTTTTAAGATTCAACTCATCTaaactattttataaaaaaatagaagagaagAGACGAAAATAGAAAGTGCAATCATGAAGAAGGGAAGATCATGGAATTGTAATGTAACAGTAACCACAATATGCTTGGTTATGGCTATGATTTTTTGCAGCGCAACCGCTACAATTGAATCACCGCAATACACTGTCGTCCACACCGAATCTGATTTTGAGATCAGACTCTACAGAACCTCCGTCTGGATGTCCGCATCTGCCGTAGGCATCTCCTCCTTCGAGAAAGCCACATGGAACGGTTTCCACAGATTATTCCAATTCATACAAGGCGCAAATCTCAATTTCTCGCGAATTCCAATGACGTCTCCAGTCGTAACTTGCATGGTTCCCAAGTCCGGTCCTCTTGACTCCGAAGGCTATTACGTTGGTTTCTATTTGCCGGTAAAGTTTCAAGAGAATCCACCGGTTCCACTTCCAGAATTGAATATTAAGCCTTATGAATTTGATAGCCACTGTGTTGCTGTGAGAAAGTTCTCTGGATCTACGTGGGACGAAAGGATTGTTGAAGAGGCGGAGAAGCTGGATAAGAGTTTGAGTAGATCTAAGTGGAGTGATTCAAAGATTGAACAACGTGGTTACTCGATCGCACAATATGATACTCCTTTTCGTAGTGCGAAAAGGAGAAATGAGGTTTGGGTTGGTGTTCATGCTCCTAAATTAGGGTGTAAAGCTATTGGTGTTGCAGCATATTGATCATTCATATTCAgttcatattattatttcattCTTATGTGAGTATTCTAATTCATATActtatatgaatatgaatattatGTATTATCAAATTCATTATCATGAAATTCATTTGTTAAAATCACGTTGGTTAAGCATTTTATCATATGAGATATTATGTATGAGCTATGTTTCCAATTGAATAGGAAATGATTAATGATCTGAAACACAATAAATAGAAACAAGCagaaaattagttaattttatGACATCTTTTTAAACACTTGTACAAGTGCTTACGTTTAGGTAAcagagaaaaatagaaaaggatccaaatccaaattCTTTCAAACGACTCCGATTCTTGGCCTAATGGCTGTCGAAATAAGAGGGTGGGAAATGATGGGAATCTGCTTTGTGTGAGCCCAAAGATAAGATCTTTCTCTGCTGATTCACACGGGATGTGCCCCATGCTACTCAGGTCGGAGCATATGCTAGTGATGTTTTCGGCTATTAGAATTTCACCGACTAGGGTGCAAAATTCGACTGCTTTGGTTAGCAACACGATGATTGTATTGCTCTCCCACAACCCCTTTTCCACGGTTTAGGCAGCTTCGATTTTGCTGGCCGCTGTTATGGGAATGTATGTGCATAGGCGTTTAATTGGAGAACAACACATCACATCTAATTGTATATTTGGAAAGTCGACCAACTATTGAAATCTTGTGTCTTGACATACTATTACTGCAATTTCAGCAACGCTACAAAATTGTAGCTTCAAGGACATGAGTCGAATTTTATATCACCATGAAAACACAGGCCATATATTACTATGATGTTTCAGGAGAAGcaaaaatgttgtttttgaCATAACATACAATTGTTGGCATGGAAACAGAACAAATATACTACCATCATTTGCATTACActcaataagaaaaaaaaaaagtcattgaGGCATAATTTTGTCATATTGTGGTCTTTATGGTTAATACATATTGATACATCAATGAAAATATTGGACCTAGTTATAGATGTGGCTATCATGCTAAAGTATGAGTTGCCTCATTTGCTTATCTCCTATCAAAGTTTACATTCTTTCATCACATCACCAAATTTTGTAACATAATTTTGGCctttatgaaaataatcaaCTACCTTCTTTGAGTCCAAGACAAAATCGACTCCCTCTAGTCGTAGATCATACACCTGGTTAATAGCGTGTAACAGATCCAACACTTCACCTACGTCCACATTACAAATAGGTGAAGGTCACATTattattgaacatttttttccgAACACAATTTACTTAATGGATAAAGAgaccaaatattttttagtaatttAGTAAGGTCTGTCATgaaaatgtaatatatataaGATGAAGAATCGTGATGAAAAGCTTGCtattaaatactccctccgtcccgaattataagggaaaaaaacccattttttttgtcccaaattataagggaaaaaatcattttcaagaatgtttttcccttattctcataaaattaaatgcaaattgcatttaattttccttctctccccttttctcaataaacaacaaccaataaaaattggttttacatcttcctatacAACTTATTCtaagaaaaacccacaaaaacatatttcaaattatcatgttttactttttcttaataagtgtgatttttttattttccattataatttgggattataagctataagtttaAATTTGACATTGTCAAACAGAGTTTTAAGCTTCGGTACATCCAAATTGGCTCCCATACAATTGAAAAACAGCAACACAATCttcaaaataattgaaattaacAACACACATCTGGGTAAACAGCGATACGGGTCACgagttaaacatactaaaaaaatgaaataaatgataaagttaatgacgagagagaataactttttacatcattaaaacattgaatgcacaatttactagataaaaatttcatatttagggtgtgtttggtaacacaaataagctagtttatagcttattatatgagcttataaacTTGTTTCAAAAGATGGTCTCTAAACGACAACTAGTTAGCCTTGAATTCAATATAAACGACAAAGCAAAGTGGTCAATCACATCACACCATAGAGACTCTTGAGAGGAAAGTAAAAAGCTAAAAAAGAATAGAAACTGCGACGATGAAGAAGAAGGGAAAAGTGGCGGTTATTAACACAATCTGTTTGGTTATTATGGCTATGATTTGCAGCACAACCGCTGCTACAAAAGAATCACCACAATACACAATCATTCACACCGACTCCGATTT from Trifolium pratense cultivar HEN17-A07 linkage group LG5, ARS_RC_1.1, whole genome shotgun sequence encodes:
- the LOC123885861 gene encoding phosphatidylinositol transfer protein CSR1-like; the encoded protein is MALVRVFPTITLPRLTSTLSLTRTNKFMVRSSNLQLKTQPNDSRKLVLEVKDKLEKEYHSLPVGRNGRDDEDMILWFLKDRKFDVQEAVSKLTKAIKWRQDFEVSKLTEETVKDVAQTGKAYIHDFLDINDRPVLVVVAAKHFPKAQDPADDEKLCVFLIEKALSKLPTGKEQILGIFDLRGFGTENADLKYLTFLFNVFYYYYPKRLSQVLFVDAPFVFKPIWQLTKPMLKSYASLVRFCSAETVRKEYFTDETLPPNFRV
- the LOC123885840 gene encoding heme-binding protein 2-like, encoding MAMIFCSATATIESPQYTVVHTESDFEIRLYRTSVWMSASAVGISSFEKATWNGFHRLFQFIQGANLNFSRIPMTSPVVTCMVPKSGPLDSEGYYVGFYLPVKFQENPPVPLPELNIKPYEFDSHCVAVRKFSGSTWDERIVEEAEKLDKSLSRSKWSDSKIEQRGYSIAQYDTPFRSAKRRNEVWVGVHAPKLGCKAIGVAAY